The following coding sequences lie in one Glycine max cultivar Williams 82 chromosome 19, Glycine_max_v4.0, whole genome shotgun sequence genomic window:
- the LOC100784910 gene encoding transcription factor RADIALIS, whose translation MMSSSSSTSRWTVQENKAFERALAVYDKDTPNRWCNIARAVGGKTPEEVRRHYDRLVEDIRRIESGQVPFPIYRNLQDGA comes from the coding sequence atgatgtctTCTTCCTCTAGTACTAGTAGATGGACGGTTCAGGAAAACAAAGCGTTTGAAAGAGCTCTAGCAGTTTATGACAAGGACACTCCAAACCGTTGGTGCAACATTGCAAGGGCTGTTGGTGGAAAAACTCCAGAGGAAGTGAGGAGGCACTATGATCGTCTTGTGGAGGACATTAGGCGTATTGAGTCTGGCCAAGTTCCCTTTCCAATTTACAGGAACCTCCAAGATGGGGCATGA